AAGCACTTAAGCTGTAGCTTGGCTGATTAGGTAAATATTTTCTGGCAAGTTGCAATGTGCAATAAAAATTATTGGCAAAATCTAGGTTGTTAAATTTTGCTTCTGTTCGCAAAAACGCCGCATCAAATGCGGCATTATGCGCAACCAGAGTTTGATTGCCGATGAATCTCTTTAACATACTAAATGCAGTGTAGGAGTCTGGAGCATCAAGCAGTGTCGACTCATTTATATCATTAACAGGTGATCGAAATTTAACTTCAATACTTGCTGGTCGAACTATTGAATGGAACGAATCCACAATATTCCAATCTGCAATTGCGACTGCCGCAATTTCAACGACCCTGTCACCTTCTTCAGGGAACAGTCCGGTAGTTTCAAAATCGATAACTGTGCACGTCGATATTTGACTTAGCAACAATTTCCCATCCTATTTACTAAAAAACAACAAAATCACCCAATATATATGCTACTCCTATTAAGGTTGTTCAATAAAAAAATATTGGTGCAGGGCCACTTTATTGATACTGACGGAGAATACGCCTTATGGCTCATAATTCATGTCACTGAAGGTATTATGCTGTGATTTGCTATGGTTGTCACTTAAATCTGGTTGGGAGTAGTTATCCACATGCCCCGAGAATGGGCCATTTATAGCTCGTCGGAGGGGCTTGTGGGTAACTACGGAGGGCGGGGCGTCACTAGGAGCTATTATCAGGTTGCTTACATTCTTGCCCTGTCGCAGTAACTTAAGAGCTCTGTCAATCTGGTGGCGCAATTTGAATTCGAGTTTTGTAAGCGTAATGGGATTTAGGTTGTCATGAATTTGTTTTAGTTGAAATTTTCTATCCTCGCTTACGTGGCAAGAGGCC
The genomic region above belongs to Deltaproteobacteria bacterium and contains:
- a CDS encoding 3'-5' exonuclease, translating into MLSQISTCTVIDFETTGLFPEEGDRVVEIAAVAIADWNIVDSFHSIVRPASIEVKFRSPVNDINESTLLDAPDSYTAFSMLKRFIGNQTLVAHNAAFDAAFLRTEAKFNNLDFANNFYCTLQLARKYLPNQPSYSLSALTHQLNIETDGKLHRALADANATAKLLIWLNELDKKKAKPFNFY